In one Roseburia intestinalis L1-82 genomic region, the following are encoded:
- a CDS encoding ribonuclease Z, with translation MLDVCLLGTAGMMPLPHRWLTASLMRYNGSSLLIDCGEGTQIAIKEKGWTFKPIDVICFTHYHADHISGLPGLLLSMGNAERTEPLTMIGPKGLERVVGALRMIAPELPFEIRYIEIMEPEADIEINGYHIHAFRVNHNITCYGYTVEIRRAGRFSVEHAKEREIPQKYWNRLQKGEEIETEDGAHYTPDMVLGAARKGIKVTYCTDTRPTESLVASAKNSDLLICEGMYAEKEKIAKAKQYKHMTFYEAAEVAKKAEVAEMWLTHFSPSLVHAEDYMPQVREIFPNAFLGKDGKSVELMFEDEKN, from the coding sequence ATGTTAGACGTATGTCTTTTGGGAACTGCAGGCATGATGCCGCTGCCGCACCGTTGGCTGACGGCGTCACTGATGCGTTATAACGGGAGCAGTTTACTTATTGACTGTGGAGAGGGAACCCAGATCGCAATCAAGGAAAAAGGATGGACTTTTAAGCCAATCGATGTGATCTGTTTTACACATTATCATGCGGATCATATCAGCGGACTGCCGGGATTGCTTCTTTCCATGGGCAATGCAGAGCGGACAGAACCTCTGACTATGATTGGACCAAAGGGATTAGAGCGTGTAGTCGGGGCACTTCGGATGATTGCACCGGAACTGCCGTTTGAAATAAGATATATTGAAATAATGGAACCGGAAGCCGATATAGAAATAAACGGATATCATATCCATGCGTTCCGCGTCAACCATAATATTACCTGCTATGGGTATACCGTGGAGATCAGACGTGCCGGAAGGTTTTCCGTGGAGCACGCGAAGGAACGTGAAATTCCACAAAAATACTGGAACAGACTTCAAAAAGGGGAAGAGATCGAAACGGAAGATGGGGCACATTATACCCCGGATATGGTGCTTGGTGCTGCCCGGAAAGGGATCAAAGTAACTTACTGTACCGATACCAGGCCGACGGAATCACTTGTTGCTTCTGCAAAAAATTCGGATCTTCTGATCTGCGAGGGTATGTATGCGGAAAAAGAAAAAATTGCAAAAGCAAAACAGTACAAGCATATGACTTTTTATGAAGCAGCGGAAGTGGCAAAAAAAGCGGAAGTCGCAGAAATGTGGCTGACCCATTTTTCACCGTCACTGGTGCATGCAGAAGATTATATGCCGCAGGTAAGGGAGATTTTCCCCAATGCTTTTCTTGGAAAAGATGGAAAGAGTGTGGAACTGATGTTTGAGGATGAGAAAAATTGA
- the tsaB gene encoding tRNA (adenosine(37)-N6)-threonylcarbamoyltransferase complex dimerization subunit type 1 TsaB gives MKILGLDSSGLVASVAIVCDDNMLGEYTVNYKKTHSQTLLPMLDEVAKMIELDLNSIDAIAIAGGPGSFTGLRIGSATAKGLGLALNKPIINVPTVDALAYNLVGHAGLVCPLMDARRNQTYTGLYSFDGNEMEVLKEQCAVGIDEIISIVNQFEQPVTFLGDGVPVFQEYIAENCSVPYTFAPAHVNKQRAGAVAALGMKYFAEGRSETAAEHKPEYLRLSQAERERKEGGLA, from the coding sequence ATGAAAATTTTGGGATTAGACAGTTCAGGACTGGTGGCAAGCGTGGCAATCGTATGTGACGATAACATGCTTGGCGAATATACCGTCAATTATAAAAAAACACATTCACAGACGCTTCTGCCAATGTTGGATGAAGTGGCAAAGATGATAGAGCTGGATCTAAATTCGATCGATGCGATCGCAATCGCAGGAGGTCCGGGATCATTTACCGGGCTTCGGATTGGTTCGGCAACGGCAAAAGGACTTGGACTGGCATTAAATAAGCCGATCATCAACGTGCCGACCGTAGATGCGCTTGCGTATAATCTTGTCGGACATGCAGGACTTGTGTGTCCGCTTATGGATGCCAGAAGAAACCAGACTTACACGGGACTTTATTCTTTTGACGGCAATGAGATGGAAGTATTAAAGGAACAGTGCGCAGTCGGAATTGATGAGATCATTTCGATTGTAAACCAGTTCGAACAGCCGGTTACTTTTTTAGGGGATGGTGTGCCGGTATTTCAGGAGTATATAGCAGAAAACTGCAGTGTACCGTATACATTTGCCCCTGCACACGTCAATAAACAGAGAGCAGGAGCGGTTGCGGCACTTGGCATGAAATATTTTGCAGAGGGCAGATCAGAAACCGCTGCAGAACACAAGCCGGAATATCTGCGCCTGTCCCAGGCAGAGAGAGAACGAAAAGAGGGCGGATTAGCATGA
- the tsaD gene encoding tRNA (adenosine(37)-N6)-threonylcarbamoyltransferase complex transferase subunit TsaD: MSDKEIKILAIESSCDETAAAVVVNGRDVRSNVISSQIALHTLYGGVVPEIASRKHIEKINQVIEQALSDADTTLDDIDAIGVTYGPGLVGALLVGVAEAKAISYAKNIPLVGVHHIEGHISANYIENKDLEPPFLCLVVSGGHTHLVKVLDYGKYEILGRTRDDAAGEAFDKVARAIGLGYPGGPKIEKVSHEGNPHAMEFPRAKIADGPYDFSFSGLKSAVLNYLNGCQMKGISIVQADVAASFQKAVTDVLIGNAMKAIDEFKMDKFAIAGGVASNGVLREGMREACEKKGVQFYHPSPIFCTDNAAMIGVAAYYDFIHGQRDGLDLNAVPNLKLGER, encoded by the coding sequence ATGAGTGACAAGGAGATAAAGATTCTTGCAATAGAAAGTTCATGTGATGAAACTGCGGCAGCAGTTGTGGTAAACGGCAGGGATGTCAGATCCAATGTGATTTCATCACAGATTGCACTTCACACATTATATGGCGGTGTCGTTCCGGAGATTGCTTCGCGAAAACATATTGAAAAAATCAATCAGGTGATCGAGCAGGCACTCAGTGACGCAGATACGACTCTGGATGATATCGATGCAATCGGTGTTACATACGGACCGGGACTGGTAGGTGCACTGTTAGTCGGAGTAGCGGAGGCAAAGGCGATCAGTTATGCGAAAAATATACCTCTGGTCGGAGTGCATCATATCGAAGGACATATCAGCGCAAACTACATTGAGAACAAAGATTTAGAGCCGCCATTTTTATGCCTTGTTGTATCCGGCGGACATACCCATCTTGTAAAAGTGCTGGACTATGGAAAATACGAGATATTAGGACGTACGAGGGACGATGCGGCCGGAGAAGCTTTTGACAAAGTGGCAAGAGCAATCGGACTGGGCTATCCGGGTGGACCGAAGATCGAAAAAGTATCGCATGAGGGAAATCCCCATGCGATGGAGTTCCCGCGCGCAAAAATCGCAGATGGACCATATGATTTCAGCTTCAGTGGGTTAAAATCCGCAGTTTTAAACTATCTGAACGGCTGCCAGATGAAAGGAATCTCTATCGTACAGGCAGATGTTGCGGCATCATTTCAGAAAGCAGTGACGGATGTTTTGATCGGGAATGCGATGAAAGCAATCGATGAGTTTAAGATGGATAAATTTGCGATTGCAGGAGGCGTGGCTTCCAACGGAGTCCTGCGTGAAGGAATGCGTGAGGCGTGCGAGAAAAAAGGAGTGCAGTTTTATCATCCATCACCGATTTTTTGTACCGACAATGCGGCAATGATTGGTGTTGCTGCTTATTATGATTTTATACATGGACAGAGAGATGGGTTAGATCTCAATGCTGTTCCAAATTTAAAACTTGGAGAACGCTAA
- a CDS encoding ECF transporter S component — translation MDATNKTVTVKRVNVRYLTVTAMLSAVAYILMFLDFSVPFMPSFIKMDLSELPALIGSFAMGPLCGVIICLVKNVLHLFITSTGGVGELSNFILGVAFVLPAGLLYKYKKTRTTALIGSIAGAVIMGAFSIVSNYFLVYPVYYNFMPQEAVLGAYQLIAPSMKSILQCLICFNMPFTFIKGMFSVVITFVTYKHISPILKGRQS, via the coding sequence ATGGATGCAACAAATAAAACAGTAACCGTAAAAAGAGTCAATGTAAGATATCTGACAGTGACAGCTATGCTTTCCGCAGTGGCATATATCCTGATGTTTCTGGATTTTTCCGTGCCGTTTATGCCGTCATTTATCAAGATGGATCTCTCAGAACTTCCGGCACTGATCGGATCATTTGCCATGGGGCCGCTCTGTGGTGTGATCATCTGCCTGGTAAAAAATGTACTTCATCTGTTCATTACATCCACAGGAGGAGTTGGAGAGCTTTCAAACTTTATTCTGGGTGTGGCATTTGTACTGCCGGCAGGGCTTCTTTATAAGTACAAAAAGACAAGAACGACCGCACTGATCGGTTCCATTGCAGGAGCAGTGATCATGGGTGCTTTCAGCATTGTTTCAAACTACTTTCTGGTATATCCGGTCTATTACAATTTCATGCCACAGGAGGCAGTGCTTGGAGCATATCAGCTGATTGCTCCGTCCATGAAGAGTATTTTACAGTGTTTAATCTGCTTTAATATGCCATTTACCTTTATTAAAGGAATGTTTTCCGTAGTCATCACATTTGTGACCTACAAACACATTTCTCCGATCTTAAAGGGAAGACAGTCATAA
- a CDS encoding YcxB family protein, with translation MRLEFDITLTAKDMFRFNLYQTYTGASGWISVIAAVVCFAAAGTKYSERGASYTVLGILLGALILFYMPVTLYLRSKQRIAASEVLKNSLHYCVDGEGISVTQGDADAKLMWDQVYKMVSTKNNVLVYSNRVNAYVIPRQQLGEKCRELAEIAKEKLPKYRVKLK, from the coding sequence ATGAGATTGGAATTTGATATAACATTGACCGCAAAGGACATGTTTCGTTTTAACCTGTACCAGACATACACTGGTGCATCCGGGTGGATTTCCGTGATAGCGGCAGTCGTCTGTTTTGCTGCGGCAGGTACAAAATACAGTGAACGCGGAGCATCCTATACGGTTCTTGGTATTTTGCTTGGAGCGCTGATACTGTTTTACATGCCGGTGACACTTTATCTTCGTTCGAAACAGCGCATTGCGGCGTCAGAGGTATTGAAAAACAGCCTGCATTACTGTGTGGACGGAGAAGGGATTTCCGTGACACAGGGGGATGCAGATGCAAAACTGATGTGGGATCAGGTCTATAAGATGGTGTCCACGAAAAATAATGTGCTGGTGTACAGCAACCGTGTGAATGCCTATGTGATCCCAAGGCAGCAGTTAGGGGAAAAATGCCGTGAACTTGCAGAAATTGCAAAAGAAAAACTGCCGAAGTACCGTGTGAAATTAAAATAA
- the ltrA gene encoding group II intron reverse transcriptase/maturase → MDTSSLMEQILSNDNLNRAYLQVVRNKGAEGVDGMKYTELKEYLAKNGEIIKEQLRIRKYKPQPVRRVEIPKPDGGVRNLGVPTVTDRFIQQAIAQVLTPIYEEQFHDHSYGFRPNRCAQQAILTALDMMNDGNDWIVDIDLEKFFDTVNHDKLMTIIGRTIKDGDVISIVRKYLVSGIMIDDEYEDSIVGTPQGGNLSPLLANIMLNELDKEMEKRGLNFVRYADDCIIMVGSEMSANRVMRNISRFIEEKLGLKVNMTKSKVDRPRGIKYLGFGFYYDTSAQQFKAKPHAKSVMKYKKRMRELTCRSWGVSNSYKVERLNQLIRGWINYFKIGSMKTLCRELDGNIRYRIRMCIWKHWKTPQNKEKNLVKLGVPRWAAHKVANTGNRYAHMCHNGWIQKAISTKRLTSFGLVSMLDYYTERCVTC, encoded by the coding sequence ATGGACACAAGTAGTCTAATGGAGCAGATACTATCTAACGATAATCTCAACAGAGCATATCTGCAAGTCGTACGAAACAAAGGTGCCGAGGGAGTAGACGGAATGAAGTACACAGAACTCAAGGAATATCTTGCAAAGAACGGCGAAATTATCAAGGAACAGTTGAGGATAAGAAAATATAAACCTCAACCAGTACGAAGAGTGGAGATACCAAAGCCTGATGGTGGTGTCAGAAACCTGGGAGTACCGACAGTAACAGACAGATTCATACAACAAGCTATTGCACAGGTTTTAACACCAATCTATGAGGAACAATTCCATGACCATAGCTATGGATTCAGACCGAACAGATGTGCACAGCAAGCAATCCTTACAGCACTCGATATGATGAATGACGGAAATGATTGGATTGTAGACATTGACTTGGAAAAGTTCTTTGACACAGTAAATCATGACAAACTTATGACTATCATAGGTAGAACTATTAAAGATGGAGATGTTATCTCTATTGTCAGAAAATACCTAGTCAGTGGAATCATGATTGACGATGAGTATGAGGATTCTATCGTGGGAACACCTCAAGGTGGAAATCTCTCGCCATTATTGGCAAATATTATGCTGAACGAACTAGACAAGGAAATGGAAAAGAGAGGACTTAACTTTGTACGGTATGCGGATGACTGTATCATTATGGTCGGAAGTGAAATGTCTGCGAATAGAGTTATGAGAAATATCTCACGATTCATTGAGGAAAAACTAGGACTTAAAGTCAATATGACGAAGAGCAAAGTAGATAGACCAAGAGGAATTAAATACCTTGGGTTTGGATTCTACTACGATACAAGTGCACAGCAATTCAAGGCGAAACCACATGCAAAATCAGTAATGAAGTATAAGAAGAGGATGAGGGAACTCACTTGTCGTAGCTGGGGCGTTAGCAACAGCTATAAAGTAGAGAGACTTAATCAGCTTATCAGAGGATGGATTAACTACTTTAAGATAGGTAGTATGAAAACTCTCTGTAGAGAACTTGATGGAAACATTAGATATAGAATACGCATGTGTATTTGGAAACATTGGAAAACACCACAAAACAAAGAGAAGAATTTGGTTAAACTCGGCGTTCCAAGATGGGCGGCACATAAAGTGGCAAATACTGGCAATCGGTATGCACACATGTGTCACAATGGATGGATACAAAAGGCTATAAGCACAAAGAGACTAACTTCATTTGGATTAGTCTCAATGTTAGATTACTACACCGAAAGGTGTGTTACTTGTTAA
- the rimI gene encoding ribosomal protein S18-alanine N-acetyltransferase, translating into MITVRAMQVKDAEQVSELERMIFSQPWSYQGFVDSLSLPNTVFLVAEENNKILGYIGMYLSIDEGEITNVAVSPEMRCHGIGGMLLAEAKKEAESRSVGRIVLEVRCSNDSAIRLYERNGFVNHGVRKGFYELPKEDAYIMIYGQ; encoded by the coding sequence ATGATCACAGTCAGAGCCATGCAGGTAAAAGATGCAGAACAGGTAAGTGAACTGGAAAGAATGATCTTTTCACAGCCATGGAGTTATCAGGGATTTGTGGATTCACTCAGTCTGCCGAACACGGTTTTTCTGGTTGCGGAAGAAAATAATAAGATCTTAGGATATATCGGAATGTATTTATCCATTGATGAAGGTGAGATCACAAACGTGGCGGTTTCACCGGAAATGCGGTGCCATGGCATTGGCGGCATGCTGCTTGCGGAAGCAAAAAAAGAGGCAGAGAGCCGCTCGGTCGGCAGAATCGTGCTCGAAGTCCGTTGTTCGAATGACAGTGCAATCCGTCTGTATGAGCGCAATGGATTTGTAAATCACGGCGTGCGGAAGGGATTCTATGAACTTCCGAAAGAGGATGCCTATATTATGATATATGGCCAATAA
- a CDS encoding DUF6715 family protein, with amino-acid sequence MKKNGQKIIFAVVCVVIIVGLFWYTAAKKGNSAENNDDLTEVEKVITKNLEKNYPETPREVVKFYNRIITCFYDEEYTDDELYELGDQARLLMDDELLENNSRDDYFKSLKADIEDYHDKSKKIESSSVCSSDEVKYQKIDGDDCAYVTASYFVNENKSYTRTNQTYVLRKDKDGKWKILVFYQTEGDTEDE; translated from the coding sequence ATGAAAAAGAATGGACAGAAAATCATTTTTGCAGTTGTATGTGTTGTGATCATTGTGGGACTTTTCTGGTATACTGCGGCGAAAAAGGGAAATTCGGCAGAAAATAACGATGACCTTACGGAAGTAGAGAAAGTGATTACCAAGAATCTTGAAAAGAATTACCCGGAAACACCAAGAGAAGTTGTGAAATTTTATAATCGTATTATTACCTGCTTTTATGATGAAGAGTATACAGATGACGAACTTTATGAGCTTGGCGATCAGGCAAGACTTCTGATGGATGATGAACTGTTGGAAAACAATTCCAGAGATGATTATTTTAAAAGCCTGAAAGCCGATATAGAAGACTATCACGACAAGTCGAAAAAGATAGAGTCCTCCTCTGTGTGCAGCAGTGATGAGGTAAAATATCAAAAGATTGATGGGGATGACTGCGCTTATGTGACGGCATCTTATTTTGTGAACGAAAATAAAAGTTATACCCGTACAAATCAGACTTATGTGCTTAGAAAAGACAAAGACGGAAAATGGAAGATTTTAGTATTTTATCAGACCGAAGGAGATACGGAAGATGAGTGA
- the ispD gene encoding 2-C-methyl-D-erythritol 4-phosphate cytidylyltransferase, with translation MEKFTAIVLAGGTGKRMHSHIHKQYLTLAGKPVLYYALKAFEESDITDIILVTGADEEAYCKRKIIDKYHIGKVKAIVPGGVERYHSVYAGLCAAEGADYVLIHDGARPLVSADIIKRSMQAVKKYRACVAGMPVKDTIKIADEDGYAKLTPERSKVWQIQTPQSFSYPLVYEAYRKMLADEDSAITDDAMVVERMTNQSVKLIEGNYRNIKITTPEDMLIAEMYLKQGASNI, from the coding sequence ATGGAAAAATTTACGGCGATCGTTCTTGCTGGTGGAACCGGAAAAAGAATGCACAGTCATATTCACAAGCAATATCTTACACTGGCAGGAAAGCCGGTTCTTTATTATGCATTAAAGGCATTTGAGGAGAGTGATATCACAGATATCATCCTTGTCACAGGTGCCGATGAGGAAGCGTATTGTAAACGGAAAATTATTGATAAATATCATATCGGTAAAGTAAAAGCAATCGTGCCGGGTGGCGTGGAACGATATCATTCTGTATATGCGGGACTCTGCGCAGCGGAGGGGGCGGACTATGTGCTGATCCATGACGGGGCGAGACCGTTAGTGTCGGCCGATATCATAAAAAGATCCATGCAGGCGGTGAAGAAATATCGTGCATGCGTGGCGGGAATGCCGGTAAAAGACACAATCAAAATAGCAGATGAAGACGGTTATGCTAAATTGACGCCAGAGCGTTCAAAAGTATGGCAGATTCAGACACCACAGAGCTTTTCCTATCCACTTGTATATGAGGCATATCGAAAAATGCTTGCAGATGAGGACTCTGCCATTACGGATGATGCGATGGTGGTGGAACGGATGACAAACCAGTCGGTTAAGCTGATCGAGGGGAACTACAGGAATATAAAAATCACCACACCGGAGGATATGCTGATCGCCGAAATGTACTTAAAACAGGGCGCTTCAAACATCTGA
- the tsaE gene encoding tRNA (adenosine(37)-N6)-threonylcarbamoyltransferase complex ATPase subunit type 1 TsaE → MKETVYETFSAAETHALGKKIGETAKPGDVYTLVGDLGVGKTVFTQGIADGLGITEPVSSPTFTIVQVYEEGRMPFYHFDVYRIGDIEEMDEIGYEDYFYGEGLCMIEWANLIEEILPDKRYDVTIEKDLEKGFDYRKITIKEHEG, encoded by the coding sequence ATGAAAGAAACCGTTTATGAGACATTTTCCGCGGCAGAGACACATGCGCTTGGGAAAAAGATCGGGGAAACGGCGAAGCCGGGAGATGTGTACACGCTTGTGGGAGACCTTGGCGTTGGCAAGACTGTTTTTACACAGGGAATCGCAGACGGACTTGGCATCACAGAACCTGTGTCGAGCCCGACTTTTACGATTGTACAGGTGTATGAAGAAGGAAGAATGCCGTTTTATCATTTTGATGTATACAGGATCGGCGACATCGAGGAGATGGACGAGATCGGTTATGAGGATTACTTTTACGGGGAAGGTCTGTGCATGATCGAGTGGGCAAACCTGATTGAAGAGATCCTTCCGGATAAACGCTATGATGTGACGATTGAAAAGGATCTTGAAAAAGGATTTGATTACCGGAAAATTACCATAAAAGAGCATGAGGGCTGA